The segment GCATCAGGAGTTCCAGGAAAGTTTGGATAATACAGCAGTAACCAGCTGAATGGAATTGCAGCACGGAGTCACAGAAGGGTAGGGGATGGAAGGCTGCCAGGTTCCAcctcttctgtgtttctttctcatGCACGCTGTCATTCTGCCTGGAGCTGTGTCCTAAATATcatgaggctgtgcagggaagaATATAGAAGGgacaaagcccagctggagttCAATCTGGCTATTACtgtcaaagacaataaaatctgtttatttaaatactttatttaaagGGCAATTAAGGAGAATCGTcatcctttattggatgtgAAGGGAAACAGAGTTACaagggatgaggaaaaggctgaggtacttaatgtcTTCTTTGCATCAGCCTTTGGCAGCAAGATTGGTTGTTCTCCCGATACTCAGGTCCCTGAGATGGTAGATAGGGACATGGAGCAGACAATGGGTGCACGTCTTTCCCACTTCTTcactctccccttccccttcacctcccctttctcctccagGCTAGTTACAATAGCTGTTCAAAGTtctgaatatccttgggatagTCAAACCAACATGTTCCTGTTGTTATTGCTCCTGAAtatgtttcagcttttgtttaagGTCAAAGAACTACTTAAGAATGCTATGAAGAGATCTTCCCAGAGGCAGGAGAGTGAGGAGTGTCAGGGAATGTGGGAAGATCTGGGCAGGCACCTAGAGCAGTTAACTGCAGTGGAAGCTGAAATGAGTCTAATTGGGAAGGCATTGGAAAAACACCTCTGTGaatccttggcatagactaccttAGAAGAGGGTACTTCAAAGATCCAAAAGGGTAGCTGTGGGGCTTTGACATAGCTGCCTTGGAGAGAGAGAACATTAAACAGTTGTCTACCTGCCCTGGTCCTGTTGCAGGATTGATGAaggctgaagaacagcaggtgctgCAGTGTGCAGGCCACTGTTGCAGGGACATCCAGTCCACCTGGAACTGACTACCCCAGGGGtagaaacacagccctaccatttgccatggactctTCCAGATTGCCATGGAACATGGGGAAGCTCCTAAACAGCAGCAATGCATTGATGACATCATCATGTGGGGCAACAGagcagaagttatttttgagaaagggaagaaaatagttcaaatccttctgaaatatggttttgccataaatgttaatttaatttagtcAAGGGACCTCCACAGGAGATCCTGACACAGGCTGGCCAGGGTTAGGGGGACTGCTgctcagggatgggatgggcatCTCCCATTGGGTGGTGAGTAATTGTACTGAGCATCACTTGGTTTGTAgatatcatcatcatcatcatcgtcGTCGTCGTCTTATATACTTAATATTTATTACTAATATTAATTATAGTAAtaatattttcccttccttttcttttaatcaaacTGTCCTTTTCCCAACACATGAGCTTTAAACTTTTTTGGTACTGAACCTCTCTTATTTCACTGGGGAGGTTGGTGAGTGAACAGCTTTGTTCCTGTCGTCTTGCAGCTGTGTTCCTTTTGTCTTGCAGAAGGACAGAAATAGCCCATATGCAGGTCTTCTTCCTGGCTGGGGCCTACCAGGCACTTAAGCAGAGGGGATCCCACAATCAACATGCCAACCGGGCAGCTTCCACTAGCCTGACAGGGACACTGGGCAGATGAGAGCCTAAAAGTACGGATCCCAGCCAGTAGTTGACCTGTCAGCTCCTTCACAACCATGTTCCTCCTGTGGGCCTATGAAAAACTTGAGACACAGCTGAGCTCCTCACAGCATTTCTActcatctcctccttgtggcctgCAAGCTTATCAGATACATGCCACCTCACTTCATCTTTGAATGATGTGTGAATGCTCAGCAACTTCATTATTCCTGACAATATGGCAAACAGTTTAAGTTAGAAGTAGCTGAGGAGATGAAGTTGAGGTTTTTAGATCCTGGGAACTGGAATATTGGTAGTTCAGTTTCCAGGTTAGGGTTTAGGACTCAgggtttagggtttagggtGTAGGGTTTAGGGCTTAGAGCTTAGGGCTTAGGGCTTGCCTGAGGGCTAGGGTTAAATAGAGCATTTCTATCCTAGTGATAAGGACAGAGATTAAGGTGAGCAAGAAGTTAATGTTATGGGCTTATGGGTTTGAGCTTTGGCTTCAAAGGAAGGTTTGAGGTTAAGCGGGAGAGTAGTGGATTACAGTCAAGGGGAGGAGTAGCAGTTAGGGGTTAGAAACAGGGTAAGAGCCTAACAGGAATGTTTTCAGAGTCAGTGTTGCAGTAGCATCAACATTACCTGAACCCTCTTACCTCTTCAGAACTGGTAGTTTCTTCTGGTCAAGGTCTCCTGGTCAAGAggtcccttcttccctcccccagaTCACACACCTCTCCTGcccaggcttctcctgacttCCGCATATCAGCTATCTTCTTAGGGGGAACTTTCTGACAGCTTTTATGATCTCAGAGTATCTTTCTAACCTCTGCTGGCTACTCCATTCCTGATACAGAAGTGGCATTGTAGTCAGGAGGGTGAAGGGCACAAAGTTCTGTAGGAGCACCCTGCACAACGTTTTtagcagctctgcaccacccCAAAAGTGCCCTTCCTACCCACCAGCTTTGGATCTAAAATGGCTCCTACAGCTCCTGGGTAACTTTTCACAGGCTATCAAGCACGCTTCAGCTCCCCCCAGGCACTTTGGAGGCAGTGGTCACCTCTGTGTGGAAATCTGAAAGAAgccacatttttaaggaaaaagatgaaCCCTCTGACATGTGACCCTTTATCCAAGACCTCTTCCTTTATGGGGATTACCAGATACTTACGAGGAGAGGATTGCACAAACTACATTCATCCAGGTGCTTTTGCCAGCCTTTCAGATAGGTACACTGGCAGATATGAATGGCACAGATCCCAGCTGGCAGTCAGGAGGTGGCCTGTAggctacttcagaaagaagtcaACTCACAGTCCACTTCACAGACTTAGGACTGCATTAGGAATCTCTGAGGCACCACTGACGTCTTAATACGATACCTACAAAACAGACCCTTTTTGGCCCAGGACCTGCCCAGGTAGAAGTGAGCTGGCTGTGATCCTTCCAGCCCATAATCCTGCTGCTGGactcccagcctctctgacgCACAGGAGCCAGTTCCGTGCCAGTTCTGGGAGTTGCTAGGGCAGGAGGGACCTTGCAGGCAATGTCCGAGCCCCATGCCTGTTGGCAGTCTCTCTGCTCCTTGCACACAGTGAGGATCACACTCAAGTCCAGAAGCTGCGTGCCTGAAGCTGGCCTAGAAGACACTCAGGGGGAGCTCcgagccccagctgcagctggcggtgctgctctgcagaccgagggggctgtggtgcctgcTACCCCTACTCccctctgcctgtgctgctcaggctgGGCAGAAGACCCAACTCACTGGCGATTTCTTCTGTTGAGACCCTTTCAATCTACCCTGATGGCTCAGTAGCACAGGACAGTGCTTGGCAGGACCATAGGGTGTCTCTAAGGGCAATAaatgacatggtttaatggATGATCCTGGCAgtaggggaatggttggaccagatgatcttggaggtcttttccaaccttactgATTCAATGAATCTGTGATAAGGGCACAAAGGGCAGGCAAGTGCTGCACTCAATCCAGATTGTGGGGTTTCAAAGAAGCTGTCCTGAACCACACTTGACTCTTGGATACCTTTGCCTGCTGGCTCCTCACAACCACTCTGGGCACTGCAGAGCCCTCCATAGCCCATGGGCTCCTcatgttctcctttttctttgggATACTCTACATTGGATGGTCACTCACTAGATGAAGAAACACTCAATGCCCACACAATCTCACAAATTCTTCCTCTCCAGATTGCTCTCCAGGATGCCATTTACCATCAGTCCCAGCACCAGTTGGACAGTACCAGGCAGGAAAGTCAAAGGCCAGTTACAGTTTACTGGGCCATGTGCAACCAAGAAGGATACTCTCAGTTCAGCCCTCAGTCCTTCACTGATCACTCTGGGACTCTGATCCATGCTGAAGCCCAGAAGCAAGTGGCCTGTTCAGGGAGCAGCACCTTGGGTGTGTTCTTGACACCAGCATTAGAAGAGATGCATAGAgatgccactgcagagacaaTAAGACTGTTGCCAAAGCGTATGAGATCTTAGGAATAACACACAGGCAGGGGCACAAAGGAAGAGCTTGGAAGTGAATGGGGAGCAGCATGGAGAAGGCCTCGTCCTGCTTCTGGCCATAGCTGCgtctccagggaagcagcagccccaacccaaaggcagcagagcccagcgggcagtGAGGGGAAGCCCTGAGGGacactggggctgctcctccacgtggcagctgggctcttggccctgagcccctcctgtgtgctggagctgctcctccagctgcagggaagATTGGAAAAAGTGGCAGCTGAGACCAGTGAATTTCTGatggcttattttatttatttacactgaaagaTTGGTTCTTTAAGTATGATTGGGTCAAATAAACTATAATGAACAACAGGTAGgatgataaaaataaacttaatcttctctaaaaaaaaaaaaatctttttcaagaTGTTCATTTCTCTGAGAAATCCTGCCTGTCTTGTTAAGATGATGGTCACGTTTCTGATGCTTAAGAAGCAAGAATGTAAATAATTTCCTTAAGGTATCCTTCAGTTCCAGGTTCCTcttgctgtagatgagggggttcactactggaggcaccactgagtacagaagaGACAAGACCAGGTCCAaggatggggaggaggtggagggggacttgaggtaggcaaacatggcagtgctgacaaacagggagaccacagccaggtgagggagacaagtggaaaaggctttgtgtcgtccctgctcagagggcatcctcagcacagccctgaagatctgcacataggagaaaagaatgaaaacaaaacaaccaaataaaaaagaaacactaaacataagtgccccaacttccctgaggtaggcatctgagcaggagagcttgaggatctgggggatttcacagaagaactggtccacaaCATTACCTTGGCAGAGGGACAGGGAAAATGTAatggcagtgtgcagcacagcatggagaaccccactgccccaggcagctgctgccatctgggcacaagctctgctgcccaggaggctcccgtagtgcaggggcttgcagatggcaatgtagcgaTCATAGGCCATGAGAGTAAGGACTGAAAACTCTGCTCCAGTCaagaaggcaaagagaaagacctgtgcagcacatcctgcataagagatggccctggtgtcccagagggaattggccatggctttggggacagtggtggagatgcagcccatgTCTAagagggcgaggttgaggaggaagaagtacatgggagtgtggaggcggtggtcgcaggctatggcagtgaggatgaggccgttgcccaggatggcagccaggtagatgcccaggaagagcgcaaagtgcaggagctgcagctcccgcgtgtctgcgaatgccagcagaaGGAACTCACTCACAAagctgatgttgggcatttgctgGTTCTGTCCATGGGGTCctgcagaaaggagcagaaagctGGTGATAATTAACCATAGAGTTAATTCCTTAGAGAAAAGCAATTTCCATTCCTTATTTAAGCACTCCAACGTACTTCCACACTTCCAGGCAGATATTTGGCAGGTCTCTTTCATGTGGCCTGATTGATGCTACCTGAGGGTGCCTCTGGGAGCATGGGACTCTGCTGTGGGCAATGCAGGCGTCACCCCTGCTCTACAGAAATAAGTAAAGAGCAACATGGGGCAATCTCAAATTAAATTCACTTCTGATATATCGAAAATTTCCACTATGTTGTTCCCAGTTTACCCATCTGTGGTGGAGGGTTGATGGAAATCTTTATTgtgttttcattccttttcattcataCTCAGAGTCAAAAGACTGTCCCTTAAGTGTGGACTGTCCTTCAGAGAGGACAGCCAGCCTGTCCATAAAGGCTGTTCTCTTCTGCTGGCATCTCCTTGAGCTTCACGACAATTAcattcacctgaaaaaaaatcatgacactgctgaaagcagaagaatCTAGGCTCAAAGGGCACATCTCCAGACACCGTACCTTGTCCCCATACTCTACTTCCCCCAAGCACACCGAGGGCTCACTCCATGTGCATGTgaaacccccatccccagccagcctgcaaacaagaacagcagcagcacggccaggtggagaagccaggaggaatggcaccgtgctgctgccaggggaggcaatGCCAGGGAGGGACAGCTCACCAGGAGCTGTTTCTCTGTCCCCATGTCTCTTCCCTGTCCACACTCACAGACCCCATTCCACAAGCTGTATGCTCAGCTTTGCTCTACAGAGGACTCCTGGAGACAGGGCACTGTCCATGAGCATCACAGAGGATGCAGCTCCTAAAGATCAGCTCAGGTAAGCCCTGAAGACACCATAAACATGATATTGCTGTAGTCTGTATGCTGAGATGTGGGAAGAGAGTATATAGACTCATCACTTCCATATTGATCTCTCAGTGCAACGCTCCAGGAGTCCCACTCTTCTGTACAATCCTGACAACCCATTACCATGAAACCTGCCTTCCCTCCACAGCAGGAATCTGAAAACAGACTACATACAAAGCCCGCTGCTTCAGATAAACCAAGCCTTCATCTTCCTCTTGAGATTTCCCCTCATAAATGCCATTCTCTAAAGCATCTTCTACTCTTTGCTTAAGACAGAGGAAGAGCCACCCTAACAGATGCTATCAGGCATCGGTtgtgccagctgtagaagacccctctggcaactGCATCTGCATTGCCCTGCTTCCAGACTCACCgtgtcaagagcctgcagatgtgtcctgccacacgctgccctctgctGTTGCGCTCCTTGCTGCCTCCaacccctctctcctctcctctcccagtgcCACCTGcagtcagagcccccagccctgctgtgctgtgcagaggagctgctcctgggcagagctgtctctctgcagcgccAGGAgttccctgcagcacaggagcctggcccagctcagcagcacagcacctgaCCATGATATCAATTGCTCTGTCCCACTGGGCTCCCTCGAGATGTCCTTTGTCTCCCCACAAACCTCCTTGGAAATGCACCAAAGCAATCACTGATATTCcctccctcagctgctgggaGACTTCTTTCAATCTGTGTCATTCCTCCCGCCAGGGACAGAGCTGGGTATGTGAAACCCCTCCCCTTGTCCCATCACAGGGAGGACAGCTGGGCAGTGGCAGGCAGGGATCTCTGTACCCCTGCTGAGGGACGGGATTCAGCTGAGGCCATTGAGGCATCTCATTTGGGGTCTGTGGTCCTGGGGCTGGAAAGGGGCTCATCTCCTTCCATCCACACTTCATCTGGGCATTCCCCCTGCTAGTTCTGCTGGGCACAAAATCCCCTTGTCCTGTGGTAAAGGATGGagatggagagcagcagggagtgGTTTGTATGGAAGGACCTGGTGACATCTCAGGTGCCACAGCTGCTCCAAGATATCTCCAGGTATCTGAAAGATCCAATGCAATAACTCTGGGAGTCAGGGCCACATCTGAGGATATCCTCTATGATCCTGCTGGAAAATCCCGTTGGCCaagggaaatgaaagcaaaaggtTGCAAtatggataatttaattaaagggaaaatgaaaagggaaaaccaaactaaacgaaaccaaccaaccaaccaaaaccaaccaaccaaagaaacaaacaaacaaacaaacaagcaccaccaccatcaacaaaaaaacaaaggccaTGTGGCAGCACAGAGATTGatgaaagaaatcaagaaattATTCTCTAATTCCCATCAATGAATGATGTTAGGACACATCCCAGGAGGCAGGACTTCAATACGCATAACAGTTGTTTGAGAGGATGAACATTTTTATAATGAGAGTCTTTTCCCTCCTATTAGTGCTGTTTTCATAACAAGAGCCCTTTCCcacattttattgctgtgtgacattatatggtatggaatatccctttggctggTCTAGCTCaactgccctggtgatgtcccctcctcACCTCTTGCCTACCCCCAGCCTGATGGCTCTTGGGAAGGGGTTAGAGTGAATCCTTATACTGTGCCAGcattgctcagcaatagacacaacactgctgtgataccagtgctgttctagctacaagtgcagtgcacagcactgcatgggctgctgcagggaaagttaattCTATCCCAGCCAGACTCAATACAACTCCTCTGGCCATCAAGGCAGAGATGAAATGTATAaatgggctcgtgatcgaggggtggacctgaccatggacactattgcacaggttattcatgattGTGAAACCTGCTACAATCAAGCAAGACAAGCAGTTGAAtcctctttggtatggaggacaatggctaaaatataaatacggagaggcctggcagattgattacatcacaccCCCTCAAACCCTTAACGGCAAATGCCATGTACTTACAATGGCGGAAGCAACCACcaggtggctggaaacatatcctgtgccccatgccactgcacagaacactatcctgggccttgaaaagcaagttcTATGGTGACATGGCACCTCATAAAGAATTGAGTTAAACAATGGcactcatttctgaaacaaccttatagacacttgggccaaagagcatggtattgagtgggtgtatcacatcccctatcatgtACCGGCCTCTGGGAAAGTTGAACAATgcaatggactgttaaagactacactgaaagcaagggtgctgggacattcaaGAATTGGGATATGCATTTgtcaaaggccacctggttagtcaacaCCAGGAGATCAGTCAACAGAGTTGGACTTGCCCAGTCAAACCTGTTAAGTGCTGcagaaggggataaagttcctgtagtgcacaTAAGAAACATGCTGGGTaagacagtctgggctactcctgcctcaggaaaggCAGACCCATTAATGGGATTGCTTTTGCTTAGGGGCCTGGATACCTttggtgggtaatgcaaaagaatggggaggtCTGctgtgtacctcaaggggatttaatactggatgagaatagcccatgagttcacagaatcacagaatcacagaatctctaggttggaagagacctcaagatcatcgagtccaacctctgacctaacactaacagtccccactaaaccatatccctaagctctacatctaaatatcttctaaagacttccagggatggtgactccaccacctccctgggcagcctgttccagtgtctaacaaccctttcagtaaagaagttcttcctaacatccaacctaaaactcccctggcgcaacttaagcccattccccctcgtcctgtcaccaggcatgtgggagaacaggccaacccccacctcactacagcctcctttaaggtatctgtagagagcgataaggccgcccctgagcctcctcttctccaggctgaacaagcccagctccttcagccgctcctcgtaggacttgttctccaggcccctcaccagcttcattgcccttctctggacccgctcaagcacctcaatgtccttcttgtagcgaggggcccaaaactgaacacagtactcgaggtgcggcctcaccagagccgagtccagggggacgatcacctccctagccctgctggtcacactgtttctgatacaagccaggatgccgttggccttcttggccacctgagcacactgctggctcatattcagccgactgtccaccatcactcccaggtccttctctgcctggcagctctccaaacactcatctcccagcctgtagctctgcttggggttattgcaccccacgtgcaggacccggcacttggccttgttgaacttcatgcagttgacctcagcccatcggtgcaacctatccagatcctcctgcagagccttcctaccctcgagcagatcgacacatgcgcatagattggtgtcatctgcaaacttactgagggt is part of the Anas acuta chromosome W, bAnaAcu1.1, whole genome shotgun sequence genome and harbors:
- the LOC137847372 gene encoding olfactory receptor 14J1-like, which produces MPNISFVSEFLLLAFADTRELQLLHFALFLGIYLAAILGNGLILTAIACDHRLHTPMYFFLLNLALLDMGCISTTVPKAMANSLWDTRAISYAGCAAQVFLFAFLTGAEFSVLTLMAYDRYIAICKPLHYGSLLGSRACAQMAAAAWGSGVLHAVLHTAITFSLSLCQGNVVDQFFCEIPQILKLSCSDAYLREVGALMFSVSFLFGCFVFILFSYVQIFRAVLRMPSEQGRHKAFSTCLPHLAVVSLFVSTAMFAYLKSPSTSSPSLDLVLSLLYSVVPPVVNPLIYSKRNLELKDTLRKLFTFLLLKHQKRDHHLNKTETWELQLLHFALFLGIYLAALLGNGLILTAVACDHRLHTPMYFFLLNLALLDLGCISTTLPKAMANSLWDTRAISYQGCAAQVFFFLFFMSSEISVLTIMAYDSSVVICKCLHYEPRSLPQGRRFSGG